The following proteins come from a genomic window of Nocardioides albertanoniae:
- a CDS encoding M4 family metallopeptidase, translated as MKLGKQGITLALVAAGLVVTPIAAVAAQPDPSVIDRLKADADQTVTLKKEGATGQIGFVSTKGDLLPDVAADSKSEAAAKAREYLDTYAPVFGAEADQLDQSKVSTTPAGWTVEFKQAYKDVPVFGGTLKAHVDKAGDLTSVNGFAAPDLDLSTTPAWSKAKASAKALELVKAKPADAHADGKVSTKGVKVVKADLNVYRMGAAQGVSGKSLLAWVIEVTNGSTVRETLVIDATSGKPVNRYSMLHTATDRELVEKHNTPDTGDDATVWVENDAFPGTLDQDQANEVATTGESYWLYKNTFGRDSYDGAGAKMITVNNDPAISCPNANWNGATTNYCSGVTSDDVVAHEWGHAYTEYTSGLIYQWQPGALNEAYSDMWGSTVDLINSRENDSSEEIKRTDGSCSTSSPARVKFEITAPEDAAGLCQVASASWTAADAFASPVTADIVVARDAADAEGPSETDGCTAYANAADVAGKWAYVDRGTCSFQIKADNAVAAGAAGLVVGNNTAAAPGTMSGTSTIPGVMIDMAHAEKVRTAGAATAAISQTTNTDESTRWLMGEDSTAFGGAIRDMWNPTCYGDPGKVSDAEYHCDGATDSGGVHTNSGVINHHYALLVDGGSYNDTTVPGIGLDKAANLIWHAQTNYLTPTSGFPEYAQAMVSSCADLTGVTTLKKPTLGTSTPQTGGGETPGGEAEAPALEPITADDCAAVAAANAATELTEEPVQCNFGPMLDPNTPALCGEGTNEITTYTEDFEDGLAGWTQDADALVAGNDYPWEAVSGTEGNDTGLAWGPDPVEGQCGDPAGDITSRNGLISPEITVPAGLTPRFTFDHSVRTESTWDGGNVKVSVNGGDFALVDQAAYLFNAPGGTMADGSGYLQGEAAWTGTDGGSFTGQWGTTIVDLDAIANAGDTVQFRFDMARDGCNGVEGWAVDNVSVSYCTEKALPEISAASPKKGKVEITVDGDRASGTVTVTEGNHRVGTFTLKNKKETATFKARKGTHTYEVAYSGDRRNEATTETVTVEVR; from the coding sequence GTGAAGCTCGGAAAGCAAGGAATCACCCTTGCGCTCGTCGCGGCAGGCCTGGTGGTCACACCGATCGCCGCCGTCGCCGCACAGCCGGATCCCAGTGTCATCGACCGACTCAAGGCCGATGCCGACCAGACGGTCACGCTCAAGAAGGAGGGCGCCACCGGCCAGATCGGCTTCGTGTCCACCAAGGGCGACCTGTTGCCCGACGTCGCCGCCGACAGCAAGTCGGAGGCGGCCGCGAAGGCGCGCGAATACCTCGACACCTACGCCCCGGTCTTCGGGGCCGAGGCCGACCAGCTCGACCAGTCGAAGGTCTCCACCACCCCGGCCGGCTGGACGGTCGAGTTCAAGCAGGCGTACAAGGATGTGCCCGTCTTCGGCGGCACCCTGAAGGCCCACGTCGACAAGGCCGGCGACCTCACCTCGGTCAACGGCTTCGCCGCTCCCGACCTCGACCTGAGCACGACCCCGGCCTGGTCGAAGGCAAAGGCGAGCGCCAAGGCACTCGAGCTCGTCAAGGCCAAGCCGGCCGACGCGCACGCCGACGGCAAGGTGAGCACGAAGGGCGTGAAGGTGGTCAAGGCCGACCTCAACGTCTACCGCATGGGCGCCGCCCAGGGCGTGAGCGGCAAGAGCCTGCTCGCCTGGGTCATCGAGGTCACCAACGGGTCGACCGTGCGCGAGACGCTGGTGATCGACGCGACCAGCGGCAAGCCGGTCAACCGCTACTCGATGCTCCACACGGCCACCGACCGCGAGCTCGTCGAGAAGCACAACACCCCCGACACCGGTGACGACGCCACCGTGTGGGTCGAGAACGACGCCTTCCCCGGCACGCTCGACCAGGACCAGGCCAACGAGGTCGCCACCACCGGTGAGTCCTACTGGCTCTACAAGAACACCTTCGGTCGCGACTCCTACGACGGCGCCGGCGCGAAGATGATCACGGTCAACAACGACCCGGCCATCTCATGCCCCAACGCCAACTGGAACGGCGCGACCACCAACTACTGCTCCGGCGTCACCTCCGACGACGTGGTGGCGCACGAGTGGGGCCACGCCTACACCGAATACACCTCCGGGCTGATCTACCAGTGGCAGCCGGGTGCGCTCAACGAGGCCTACTCCGACATGTGGGGCAGCACGGTCGACCTGATCAACTCGCGGGAGAACGACAGCTCCGAGGAGATCAAGCGCACCGACGGAAGCTGCTCGACCTCGTCGCCGGCGCGGGTGAAGTTCGAGATCACCGCGCCGGAGGACGCTGCGGGCCTGTGCCAGGTGGCGTCGGCCTCCTGGACCGCCGCGGACGCGTTCGCCTCTCCGGTGACCGCCGACATCGTGGTGGCCCGCGATGCGGCCGACGCTGAGGGCCCCTCCGAGACCGACGGCTGTACGGCGTACGCGAACGCTGCCGACGTGGCCGGCAAGTGGGCCTACGTCGACCGCGGTACGTGCTCCTTCCAGATCAAGGCGGACAACGCGGTCGCCGCAGGTGCAGCCGGTCTCGTGGTCGGCAACAACACCGCGGCCGCGCCCGGCACGATGAGTGGCACCTCGACGATCCCCGGGGTCATGATCGACATGGCGCACGCCGAGAAGGTGCGTACGGCCGGTGCCGCGACGGCGGCGATCTCGCAGACCACCAACACCGACGAGTCCACCCGCTGGCTGATGGGTGAGGACTCGACCGCCTTCGGCGGCGCGATCCGCGACATGTGGAACCCGACCTGCTACGGCGACCCGGGCAAGGTCTCCGACGCGGAGTACCACTGCGACGGCGCGACCGACTCCGGCGGCGTGCACACCAACTCCGGCGTCATCAACCACCACTACGCCCTGCTCGTCGACGGCGGCTCGTACAACGACACCACCGTGCCCGGCATCGGCCTCGACAAGGCCGCCAACCTGATCTGGCACGCCCAGACCAACTACCTGACGCCGACCTCGGGCTTCCCCGAGTACGCCCAGGCGATGGTCTCCTCGTGCGCCGACCTGACCGGCGTGACGACGCTCAAGAAGCCCACCCTGGGCACCTCGACGCCGCAGACCGGCGGCGGCGAGACCCCGGGCGGCGAGGCCGAGGCACCGGCTCTGGAGCCGATCACGGCTGACGACTGCGCAGCGGTCGCGGCGGCCAACGCGGCCACCGAGCTGACCGAGGAGCCGGTGCAGTGCAACTTCGGTCCGATGCTCGACCCCAACACCCCCGCGCTGTGCGGCGAGGGCACCAACGAGATCACCACCTACACCGAGGACTTCGAGGACGGTCTGGCCGGCTGGACCCAGGACGCCGACGCCCTGGTCGCCGGCAACGACTACCCCTGGGAGGCCGTCTCCGGCACCGAGGGCAACGACACCGGCCTGGCCTGGGGCCCCGACCCCGTCGAGGGCCAGTGCGGTGACCCGGCCGGTGACATCACCAGCCGCAACGGCCTGATCTCCCCGGAGATCACCGTGCCCGCGGGTCTGACGCCTCGCTTCACGTTCGACCACTCGGTGCGCACCGAGTCGACGTGGGACGGCGGCAACGTCAAGGTGTCGGTCAACGGCGGCGACTTCGCGCTCGTCGACCAGGCCGCCTACCTCTTCAACGCACCGGGCGGCACGATGGCCGACGGCAGCGGATACCTGCAGGGCGAGGCCGCCTGGACCGGCACCGACGGTGGGTCGTTCACCGGTCAGTGGGGCACCACGATCGTCGATCTCGACGCGATCGCCAACGCCGGCGACACCGTGCAGTTCCGCTTCGACATGGCTCGCGACGGCTGCAACGGCGTCGAGGGCTGGGCCGTCGACAACGTCTCGGTGAGCTACTGCACCGAGAAGGCCCTCCCGGAGATCTCCGCCGCCTCGCCCAAGAAGGGCAAGGTCGAGATCACCGTCGACGGCGACCGCGCCTCCGGCACGGTCACGGTCACCGAGGGCAATCACCGCGTCGGCACCTTCACCCTGAAGAACAAGAAGGAGACGGCCACCTTCAAGGCTCGCAAGGGCACGCACACCTACGAGGTGGCGTACTCCGGCGACCGCAGGAACGAGGCGACCACCGAGACCGTGACCGTCGAGGTCAGGTAG
- a CDS encoding WhiB family transcriptional regulator, with the protein MWGPTSGADSRGVPLEIIPPLYAAGLPCHGDDSALWFSESPTALEVAKDRCLDCPVMRECLSGALARSEPWGVWGGEIVERGQVVTHKRGRGRPRRNAA; encoded by the coding sequence ATGTGGGGGCCTACCTCAGGCGCAGATTCTCGTGGGGTGCCCTTGGAGATCATCCCGCCTCTGTACGCCGCTGGCCTGCCGTGCCATGGAGACGACTCTGCGTTGTGGTTCTCAGAGTCCCCGACCGCCCTCGAGGTGGCCAAAGACCGTTGCCTCGACTGCCCGGTGATGCGCGAGTGCCTCTCCGGTGCGCTGGCCCGCTCCGAGCCGTGGGGCGTGTGGGGCGGCGAGATCGTCGAACGCGGTCAGGTCGTCACCCACAAGCGCGGCCGTGGCCGCCCGCGCCGCAACGCCGCCTGA
- a CDS encoding sigma-70 family RNA polymerase sigma factor: MQQEWLAERFEHERRHLFGVAYRMLGSTTEAEDAVQEAWLRLTRSEADEIDNLGGWLTTVVARVSLNMLRTRKSRGEVSLEAGPFEAGLPAPTVVLDDTGEHDPVERAVLADSVSIALLVVLDQLSPDERLAFVLHDLFAVPFDEIAAMLDRSSDSTRQLASRARRRVHGRAPSDGMSAQREVVDAFFAAARDGDLARLVGALHPDVVLRADSGAGVTTYRGAETVAGNATRYAHPERVTRPALVNGLAGVVVTVRGKLASVMGFTVVEGRITEIEAYAAPDRIAAVAAGLGLESAHS, translated from the coding sequence ATGCAGCAGGAATGGCTGGCCGAGCGTTTCGAGCACGAGCGCCGACACCTGTTCGGCGTGGCCTACCGGATGCTCGGCTCCACCACGGAGGCCGAGGACGCCGTGCAGGAGGCCTGGCTCCGGCTGACCCGCAGCGAGGCCGACGAGATCGACAACCTCGGCGGGTGGCTGACGACCGTGGTCGCACGAGTCAGCCTCAACATGCTGCGTACGCGCAAGAGTCGCGGCGAGGTGTCCCTCGAGGCGGGGCCGTTCGAGGCCGGCCTGCCCGCGCCGACGGTCGTGCTCGACGACACCGGGGAGCACGACCCGGTCGAGCGCGCGGTGCTCGCCGACTCGGTCAGCATCGCGCTGCTCGTCGTGCTCGACCAGCTCTCCCCCGACGAGCGGCTGGCGTTCGTGCTCCATGATCTCTTCGCGGTGCCCTTCGACGAGATCGCCGCGATGCTCGACCGCTCCTCCGACTCGACCCGCCAGCTCGCCAGCCGTGCACGCAGACGAGTGCACGGACGCGCCCCGAGCGACGGCATGAGTGCCCAGCGCGAGGTCGTGGACGCGTTCTTCGCGGCCGCCCGCGACGGCGACCTGGCTCGCCTGGTCGGCGCCCTCCACCCCGACGTCGTGCTGCGTGCCGACAGCGGCGCCGGAGTCACGACCTATCGCGGCGCCGAGACGGTGGCAGGCAACGCCACCAGGTATGCGCATCCCGAGCGGGTCACCCGCCCGGCGCTCGTCAACGGCCTCGCCGGCGTGGTGGTCACCGTGCGCGGGAAGCTCGCCAGCGTCATGGGCTTCACCGTCGTCGAGGGCCGGATCACCGAGATCGAGGCGTACGCCGCGCCTGACCGCATCGCCGCCGTCGCGGCCGGCCTCGGCCTGGAGTCAGCACACTCCTGA
- a CDS encoding carboxymuconolactone decarboxylase family protein, with product MSNRMKNPIEVIPQSLKGVGNLIAAVTEGGLPETTTELVAIRVSQINGCAACLQGHYTRLDAIGLSIQKVIGVAAFRESPFFDEAEKAALALAEAVTRLADADDAVPDELWREVTKHYDEKQTAALVLCIATHNLFNRVNVTVREDPSTAKWAG from the coding sequence ATGAGCAACCGAATGAAGAACCCGATCGAAGTCATCCCGCAGTCCCTCAAGGGCGTCGGCAACCTCATCGCCGCTGTCACCGAAGGTGGTCTGCCCGAGACCACCACCGAGCTCGTCGCCATCCGGGTGAGTCAGATCAACGGGTGCGCGGCCTGCCTCCAGGGCCACTACACCCGCCTCGACGCCATCGGCCTGTCGATCCAGAAGGTCATCGGGGTGGCGGCCTTCCGCGAGTCACCCTTCTTCGACGAGGCGGAGAAGGCCGCGCTGGCCCTGGCCGAAGCGGTCACCCGTCTCGCCGACGCCGACGACGCCGTGCCCGACGAGCTCTGGCGCGAGGTCACCAAGCACTACGACGAGAAGCAGACCGCAGCGCTGGTCCTCTGCATCGCCACCCACAACCTCTTCAACCGGGTCAACGTGACGGTGCGCGAAGACCCCTCGACCGCCAAGTGGGCCGGCTGA
- the pgm gene encoding phosphoglucomutase (alpha-D-glucose-1,6-bisphosphate-dependent): MADPRAGTLATPDDLVDIPHLVASYYNLQPDPEDPAQQVAFGTSGHRGSSLKAAFNETHILATTQAIVDYRASQGFDGPLFIGRDTHGLSEPAWASALEVLVAGGVRVMIDDRDGYTPTPAVSHAILRANGGRVSGPGLADGIVVTPSHNPPSDGGFKYNPPHGGPADSDATKVIAARANELIRGGLSGVKRVPFADAKRQAETYDFLGSYVDDLPNVVDLDAIRKAGVRIAADPLGGASVAYWAAIAERHDLNLNVVNELVDPTWRFMPLDWDGKIRMDCSSPSAMAELVRFVEENPEFDIATGNDADSDRHGIVTRDAGLMNPNHFLAVAIDHLFGGARPDWPATARIGKTLVSSSMIDRVAGALDKPLVEVPVGFKWFVPGLIDGSFGFGGEESAGASFLRFDGSAWTTDKDGIILALLAAEILATTGKSPSQRYAELVTELNPGGDGEPAYARIDAPASRKEKAKLAALSPDAVTATTLAGEEITAKLTEAPGNGAAIGGLKVTTESAWFAARPSGTEDVYKIYAESFRGPDHLAQVQEEAKAVVAAALG, from the coding sequence ATGGCTGACCCACGCGCTGGAACGCTCGCGACTCCCGACGACCTGGTCGACATCCCCCATCTCGTCGCGTCCTACTACAACCTGCAGCCCGACCCCGAGGATCCGGCGCAGCAGGTTGCCTTCGGTACGTCGGGGCACCGCGGCTCCTCGCTCAAGGCCGCCTTCAACGAGACGCACATCCTGGCCACCACCCAGGCGATCGTCGACTACCGGGCATCGCAAGGGTTCGACGGGCCGCTCTTCATCGGGCGCGACACCCACGGCCTCTCCGAGCCGGCCTGGGCGAGTGCGCTGGAGGTGCTGGTCGCGGGCGGCGTACGCGTCATGATCGACGACCGCGACGGCTACACCCCCACGCCCGCGGTCTCGCACGCGATCCTCCGCGCCAACGGCGGCCGGGTCTCGGGCCCCGGCCTCGCCGACGGGATCGTGGTCACCCCGTCGCACAACCCGCCCAGCGACGGCGGCTTCAAGTACAACCCGCCCCACGGCGGCCCGGCCGACTCCGACGCCACCAAGGTCATCGCCGCGCGCGCCAACGAGCTGATCCGCGGCGGACTCTCCGGCGTCAAGCGGGTGCCGTTCGCCGACGCGAAGCGACAGGCCGAGACGTACGACTTCCTGGGCAGCTATGTCGACGACCTGCCCAACGTGGTCGACCTCGACGCGATCCGCAAGGCCGGGGTCAGGATCGCGGCCGACCCGCTCGGCGGGGCGTCGGTGGCCTACTGGGCCGCGATCGCCGAGCGCCACGACCTGAACCTCAACGTCGTCAACGAGCTGGTCGACCCGACGTGGCGCTTCATGCCGCTCGACTGGGACGGCAAGATCCGGATGGACTGCTCCTCCCCCAGCGCGATGGCCGAGCTGGTGCGCTTCGTCGAGGAGAATCCGGAGTTCGACATCGCCACCGGCAACGACGCCGACTCCGACCGGCACGGGATCGTCACCCGCGACGCCGGCCTGATGAACCCCAACCACTTCCTCGCGGTCGCGATCGACCATCTCTTCGGCGGGGCCCGCCCCGACTGGCCGGCGACCGCCCGGATCGGCAAGACCCTGGTCTCGTCCTCGATGATCGACCGGGTCGCCGGGGCCCTCGACAAGCCCTTGGTCGAGGTGCCGGTCGGGTTCAAGTGGTTCGTGCCGGGGCTGATCGACGGCTCGTTCGGCTTCGGTGGCGAGGAGTCCGCGGGCGCCTCGTTCCTGCGGTTCGACGGCTCCGCGTGGACCACCGACAAGGACGGCATCATCCTCGCCCTGCTCGCCGCGGAGATCCTGGCGACCACCGGTAAGTCGCCGTCGCAGCGCTACGCCGAGCTGGTGACGGAGCTGAATCCTGGGGGCGACGGAGAGCCGGCGTACGCCCGCATCGACGCCCCGGCGTCGCGCAAGGAGAAGGCCAAGCTCGCCGCCCTCTCCCCCGACGCCGTCACCGCGACGACCCTGGCCGGCGAGGAGATCACCGCCAAGCTCACCGAGGCGCCCGGCAACGGCGCCGCCATCGGCGGGCTGAAGGTGACCACCGAGTCTGCCTGGTTCGCTGCCCGCCCGAGCGGCACCGAAGACGTCTACAAGATCTACGCCGAGTCGTTCCGCGGCCCCGACCACCTGGCCCAGGTGCAGGAAGAGGCCAAAGCGGTCGTCGCCGCGGCGTTGGGCTGA
- a CDS encoding crotonase/enoyl-CoA hydratase family protein: MPLVTTEITDGIAQVRLNRPDKLNALTLDLLRELVDTAKELGRNHDLRAVVIAGEGDAFTAGLDFASVLRDPKKVVGAFVPVPFRGTNLFQESVWAWRRLPVPVIAAVHGHCLGGGVQIALGADFRIAEPDSQWSVLEGKWGIIPDMTGIRSLSEVVGIDTAKKLTMTAEQFSGERAYELGLVTELSADPVATATVFARKLAERSPDQLAAAKRLFNDTWYAPIKRTFSRERIEQLRLLFGENTKIAREAAFKRERPTYKPRR; this comes from the coding sequence ATGCCCCTCGTCACCACCGAAATCACCGACGGCATCGCGCAGGTGCGTCTCAACCGCCCCGACAAGCTCAACGCGCTGACCCTCGACCTGCTCCGCGAGCTCGTCGACACCGCCAAGGAGCTCGGACGCAACCACGACCTGCGTGCGGTCGTCATCGCCGGCGAGGGTGACGCGTTCACCGCCGGCCTCGACTTCGCCTCTGTTCTGCGTGACCCGAAGAAGGTTGTCGGCGCGTTCGTGCCCGTGCCCTTCCGCGGCACCAACCTCTTCCAGGAGTCGGTCTGGGCGTGGCGCCGGCTGCCGGTGCCGGTCATCGCGGCCGTCCACGGTCACTGCCTCGGCGGCGGCGTGCAGATCGCGCTCGGAGCCGACTTCCGCATCGCCGAGCCCGACTCGCAGTGGTCGGTGCTCGAGGGCAAGTGGGGCATCATCCCCGACATGACCGGCATCCGGTCGCTCTCCGAGGTCGTCGGCATCGACACCGCCAAGAAGCTCACCATGACCGCCGAGCAGTTCTCCGGCGAGCGTGCCTACGAGCTCGGTCTCGTCACCGAGCTCTCCGCCGACCCGGTGGCCACCGCCACCGTCTTCGCCCGCAAGCTCGCCGAGCGCTCCCCGGACCAGCTCGCCGCCGCCAAGCGCCTCTTCAACGACACCTGGTACGCCCCCATCAAGCGCACCTTCTCCCGCGAGCGCATCGAACAGCTCCGCCTCCTCTTCGGCGAGAACACCAAGATCGCCCGCGAGGCCGCCTTCAAGCGCGAGCGGCCGACCTACAAGCCCCGCCGCTGA
- a CDS encoding SDR family NAD(P)-dependent oxidoreductase: MPWTTSDIPDLTGKNAVVTGPTIGGIGYFIARGLLAAGARVVLAGRSWEKLDAASASLVEEVPGAQLDRVALDLSSLQAVRAGAEAIADATFEGGGPLHLLVNNAGVMATPQSRTVDDLDLQMATNHFGPFLLTGLLLEPLAESGEGRIVTMSSMMHKLARKAPLGFPTVQVGRYSPWGVYSQSKLANLLFTNELQRRLEKAGLPVTAYAAHPGLASTHLMANGASKNVIAPIASIGEAAVRAMAQTPEAGAWPALMASTYVELEPGTYVGPGDALEGRGAPKPVSATRLARDPEAARALWELSEQTTGIAYP; encoded by the coding sequence ATGCCCTGGACGACCTCCGACATTCCAGACCTGACCGGCAAGAACGCCGTGGTGACCGGCCCGACGATCGGCGGGATCGGATATTTCATCGCGCGCGGTCTCCTCGCGGCGGGTGCACGGGTCGTGCTGGCCGGGCGATCGTGGGAGAAGCTCGACGCGGCCTCGGCGTCCCTGGTCGAGGAGGTCCCGGGAGCACAGCTCGACCGGGTCGCCCTGGATCTCTCCTCGCTCCAGGCGGTGCGTGCGGGAGCCGAGGCGATCGCCGACGCGACCTTCGAGGGCGGCGGGCCGCTGCACCTGCTGGTCAACAACGCCGGCGTCATGGCCACCCCGCAGTCGCGCACCGTCGACGACCTCGACCTGCAGATGGCGACCAACCACTTCGGGCCGTTCCTGCTGACCGGGCTGTTGCTCGAGCCGCTGGCCGAGAGCGGCGAGGGCCGCATCGTGACGATGTCGAGCATGATGCACAAGCTGGCCCGCAAGGCACCGCTCGGCTTCCCGACCGTGCAGGTCGGGCGGTATTCGCCGTGGGGTGTCTACTCCCAGTCGAAGCTCGCCAACCTGCTCTTCACCAACGAGCTGCAGCGACGCCTGGAGAAGGCGGGGCTGCCGGTCACGGCGTACGCCGCCCACCCGGGGCTCGCCTCCACCCACCTGATGGCCAACGGTGCGTCCAAGAACGTGATCGCGCCGATCGCGAGCATCGGGGAGGCGGCCGTCCGGGCGATGGCCCAGACGCCCGAGGCCGGCGCATGGCCCGCCCTGATGGCATCGACCTACGTCGAGCTGGAGCCCGGGACGTACGTCGGGCCCGGCGACGCCCTCGAGGGCCGCGGCGCCCCGAAGCCGGTCTCCGCGACCAGGCTCGCGCGTGACCCGGAGGCGGCCCGCGCGCTGTGGGAGCTCTCCGAGCAGACCACCGGCATCGCCTACCCGTGA